A window from Anser cygnoides isolate HZ-2024a breed goose chromosome 1, Taihu_goose_T2T_genome, whole genome shotgun sequence encodes these proteins:
- the SERPINH1 gene encoding serpin H1, which translates to MWIIAVLALCGLAAAVPSEDRKLSDKATTLADRSTTLAFNLYHAMAKDKDMENILLSPVVVASSLGLVSLGGKAATASQAKAVLSADKLNDDYVHSGLSELLNEVSNSTARNVTWKIGNRLYGPASINFADDFVKNSKKHYNYEHSKINFRDKRSALKSINEWAAQTTDGKLPEVTKDVEKTDGALIVNAMFFKPHWDEKFHHKMVDNRGFMVSRSYTVGVPMMHRTGLYNYYDDETEKLQVVEMPLAHKLSSMIFIMPNHVEPLERVEKLLNREQLKTWAGKMKKRSVAISLPKVVLEVSHDLQKHLADLGLTEAIDKTKADLSKISGKKDLYLSNVFHAAALEWDTEGNPYDADIYGREEMRNPKLFYADHPFVFLIKDSKTNSILFIGRLVRPKGDKMRDEL; encoded by the exons ATGTGGATTATTGCGGTGCTCGCCCTCTGCGGCCTGGCTGCGGCCGTGCCCTCGGAGGACAGGAAGCTGAGCGACAAGGCCACGACGCTGGCCGACCGCAGCACCACGCTGGCCTTCAACCTCTACCACGCCATGGCGAAGGACAAGGACATGGAGAACATCCTGCTGTCCCCCGTGGTCGTGGCCTCTTCCCTCGGCCTCGTGTCCCTCGGGGGCAAGGCCGCCACCGCCTCCCAGGCCAAGGCGGTGCTCAGCGCCGACAAGCTGAACGACGACTACGTGCACAGCGGGCTGTCGGAGCTCCTGAACGAGGTCAGCAACAGCACGGCCCGCAACGTCACCTGGAAGATCGGCAACCGCTTGTACGGCCCTGCCTCCATCAACTTCGCCGACGACTTCgtgaagaacagcaagaagcACTACAACTACGAGCACTCCAAGATCAACTTCCGAGACAAGAGGAGCGCCCTGAAATCCATTAACGAGTGGGCGGCCCAGACCACGGATGGGAAACTGCCGGAGGTCACAAAAGACGTCGAGAAAACCGATGGAGCCCTCATTGTCAATGCCATGTTCTTTAAGC CTCACTGGGATGAAAAGTTCCACCATAAGATGGTAGACAACCGCGGCTTCATGGTGTCCCGGTCCTACACCGTGGGTGTTCCTATGATGCATCGCACAG GTCTCTACAACTACTATGATGATGAGACAGAGAAGCTGCAGGTGGTAGAGATGCCACTTGCTCACAAACTCTCCAGCATGATCTTTATCATGCCCAACCACGTGGAGCCTCTGGAGAGGGTCGAGAAACTGCTGAACAGGGAACAGCTGAAGACCTGGGCTGGCAAGATGAAGAAGAGATCTGTGGCCATCTCGCTGCCTAAAGTCGTCCTGGAAGTCAGCCATGACCTTCAG AAACACTTGGCTGACCTGGGCCTGACAGAAGCCATTGACAAAACCAAGGCTGACCTGTCAAAGATCTCGGGCAAGAAAGATCTTTACCTGTCCAACGTCTTCCACGCCGCTGCTCTCGAATGGGACACGGAAGGGAACCCCTACGATGCTGATATCTACGGCCGGGAGGAGATGAGGAACCCCAAGCTCTTCTATGCTGACCACCCCTTCGTCTTCCTGATCAAGGACAGCAAAACCAACTCCATTCTTTTCATCGGCAGGCTCGTGAGGCCCAAAGGAGACAAGATGCGCGATGAgttgtag